A region of the Geomonas subterranea genome:
AGGTAACTGGACGGCACCAGCCTCTTCTTCAGCACGGAGAGAGCCTCGTCCTCGAGGAGCGCGACGCCCCCCTTGGCGCTCATCACCGGGTCGAGCACGACCATCCTCATCTCGTAAGCGGTCAGCTTGTCCGCCACGATCTCCGCGTTCTCCGGCGAGCAGAGCATTCCGATCTTCACGACGTCAATGGGGATGTCCGACAGTACCGCGTCGATCTGTTCCGCGAGGAAAGCCGGGGGGGATGGGTGGATGCCGGTGACGCCCCGGGTGTTCTGGGCGGTGAGGGCGGTGATCGCCGAGGCCCCGTAGCTTCCGAGGAGGGTGATGGTCTTCAGGTCCGCCTGGATGCCGGCTCCGCCGCCGGAGTCGCTGCCGGCGATGGTCAGCACCGAGCCGCGCGGTTGCATCATGCCGCGGTTGAACAAGAGGGAGAGCTCCGTCGCCGCGAGGCCGGGAGAGCGGGATGAGAGGACGGCGGAAATGACCGCTATGGCGTCCGCGCCGGCGTCGATGACAGGGCAGGCGTTGTCCCTGGTGATGCCCCCGATGGCGACGATGGGAATCTGCACCTTTTCCCTCACAAGGGCCAGCGCCTCAGGGCTCTGGAGGTGTTCGACATTCTTGCTTTCGGTGGGGTAGAGGGAGCCGAAACCGATGTAGTCGGCGCCGGCCTCCTGGGCCGCCAGCGCCTCTTCGAGCGAGTGGGTCGAGATGCCGATCAGCTTCTTGGGGCCAAGTGCGGCGCGGGCCGCCGCGGCGTCCCCGTCCTCCTGCCCGAGGTGCAGCCCGTCGGCGTCAAGGGCGAGCGCGAGTTCCAGGTCGTCGTTGACGATGAACTGGACCTGGAATTCGGCGCAGAGGTGTTTCAGGTCGCTTCCCAGCGCGAGGCGCTCCTCGAAAGTGCGCAGCTTGTCGCGGTACTGCAGCAGGGCGACCCCGCCGCTCCCGAGCGCCTCCCGCACCCTCGGCACCAGGCGTTCGCCCTGGTCCGTGATCAGGTACAGTCCCGCTACGCGCCGCTCTTTCCCGCTATGGTCCACCACGAGTTTCAACACGTCTCACCCCTTTACAGCCAAACCGTAAAAACAAAACCATCAGCCACGGAGAAAATCTGAGAACTTCTGAGAAAACCAGGAAAACTTTTCGGGTACCACAAGCCAAACCGTAACAACAAAACCATTAGCCACGGAGAAAA
Encoded here:
- the thiD gene encoding bifunctional hydroxymethylpyrimidine kinase/phosphomethylpyrimidine kinase produces the protein MLKLVVDHSGKERRVAGLYLITDQGERLVPRVREALGSGGVALLQYRDKLRTFEERLALGSDLKHLCAEFQVQFIVNDDLELALALDADGLHLGQEDGDAAAARAALGPKKLIGISTHSLEEALAAQEAGADYIGFGSLYPTESKNVEHLQSPEALALVREKVQIPIVAIGGITRDNACPVIDAGADAIAVISAVLSSRSPGLAATELSLLFNRGMMQPRGSVLTIAGSDSGGGAGIQADLKTITLLGSYGASAITALTAQNTRGVTGIHPSPPAFLAEQIDAVLSDIPIDVVKIGMLCSPENAEIVADKLTAYEMRMVVLDPVMSAKGGVALLEDEALSVLKKRLVPSSYLVTPNIPEAEALTGLTITDSAGMELAARALHLMGARHVLVKGGHLTEGVVTDILFDGSGFTRFSAPRVLTRNTHGTGCTLASAIASYLAQGEPLPSAILRAKLFVTRAIKFSQPLGRGHGPVNHFLAAREQGE